The following nucleotide sequence is from Oncorhynchus clarkii lewisi isolate Uvic-CL-2024 chromosome 6, UVic_Ocla_1.0, whole genome shotgun sequence.
ttagagcgttggactagtaaccgaaaggttgcaaggtcaaatccctgagctgtcaaggtacaaatctgtcattctgcctctaggccgtcattgaaaataagaacttgttcttaactgacttgcctagttaaatgaaagtaaaacatttttttttgttttaatggTGAGACTAGTGGTGGACTGCAGCAACGGCAGAACTCACAGCGAGTACAAAACATTATTTAAGATGATCTAGCTACATTATAGTTAGGATACATTTGACTATTTACTGTGCAGCTCACAAGGTAGAGTGATAACACCTCATCAAGCTTGAAAGGCATCTGCTTCCTCACTTCCTAAACAAGCCTTTTATAGCCCTCGGTCCGTTTTTTTTAGACATAGGAAAAGACAGCCCTAACCCCTAGGTGCCGCAGTGCATGGCAGATCTGTGCTGTGCATTTTAAACGGGGAAAGAAAAAAAGGAACAACAGAGCGAGGGGAAAATAAGTTTGTCAGAGTTCATTAAGTATCAAGGGAACATTGCTGGAACTGGCAATGTAAGCCACACCGGGGCCCTACCATTAATCACGACTGACAAGGAACCAGGGgccaggggaggaggggggagggaaggaggggagcgCACGGGTGCTGCTGCCAGAGACTCTGGTAGTGATTATAGCATGGGGTCTACACACAGAGCGAAGGTGTTGAAGGTAGAACAGACGAGACCACTGAGCTAAAACTCATAGTTCAGGTATGTTTCCACCGTCTGAACAACAAGGAGCCCACCATAGTGATATTATCACCGTTTTTCCTGTACTGTTTCCTAACCGTTACTCTTTTTTAGAAGATTATGTAAATCACACCACGCCCGTGTAACATGAATAATATACAGTGTGTAGCAGTAGTAAAGGGTGGCATGGTGCTCAGAGGTTTTCTTGCGGCTGCTTTGTGTGAAGTCCGGCTTAATAGTGTGCGTGAGGTAGTGAGGAGTGTAAATGAAAGAGAGCGACCTCCGTATATCTCTGTCTGCTTTGCCCTGCCTTGTTCTCTCAGTAGCCCAGCAGGGCTCTCATGGCTGCTAGCCCTCTCCATACTGCCACTCCAGAAGAGAAAAtacatgggagagagaggagaaggacccTGTGACTCGTGAAGATGGAGGCCTCTGTTAAGTGCTGTTCTTGAAAGCACGTCTGGCCTCATTAGCTGTCAGTTGTAACAATACTGAACTGGCAGCGAAGACTGCTCTGAATCTAGCAACCATAAATCACAGCCTGACAGCCCTCTGACAGGCTGGGAACTAGCACACATGCAAGCCTTGCTCCTgctcctgcacacacacaaacgtacaccGCACAGCACATCTACAGACAGCCCAAcccacacactccaacacacaccctCACTAACTAACACACATGGCCACTGCAGCACTGTCTTACCTTCCAGAACAGGAGAGGTTGAGAAGCGAGGTTTGGACTGAATTATCCCTGGAGCTTTGtatcttgtgtttgtgtgtgtgtgtgtctgtctgtctctgtgtgtgtgtgtgtgtgtgtgtgtgtgtgtgtgtgtgtgtgtgtgtgtgtgtgtgtgtgtgtgtgtgtgtgtgtgtgtgtgtgtgtgagcacacgcacatacatgtgtgtatgtccatgtgtagTACCTAGTAACCTCCAGTCTATTGCTGTGGCCTAGTGGGGGTTGCTCGAGTATCAATCTGCCGGCGTCCATTAGGTTGACGCGTGACGGTGAGTGTGACATGGCTGGAAAGAAAGGAAGCAGCAGAAACAAGGCCTGTGGGTCATTAATCATAGggccctgacacacacataccAGGAGGCCAGGGGCACTGCCGGTGAGCTCACAGCTGGGACAAACTCAACAAATAcaggctctctcacacacactcacactcacacacacacacacacacacacacacacacacacacacacacacacacacacacacacacacacacacacggttcagACATACACATAGGTATACAGGCACACGGgtgtacacacatatacaccctCAGACAGCCAAGAAAGACATGGCACCATGAGTGAGCTTACAGCTGGGCAAGACACAACTCAACTCACAAAACATGCTGGCCAACTACTCATACTCATACCctgcattccctctctccctctctctctccctgcctttctCCCTCCCAGATTCTAagctccctccacccccccccccccccacccccccttttaGGATAAATCACCATAGCCTCACAATGCCTTAGACACCTGACACAAAGTTAAGCAGGAAGGAAATAAGTCAAGATATTACTTTTAGCTTTTGGAAACTGATGTTCTGCTACCTTTCCCCTCTACTCCATTTCGGTGCCATTTAATATCATTACTGTTTGTGCTCCAGGTCTTagatgtcctcctctcctctctgctgccagAAGTGGTCCCAGTGCAGAGTAACACAAGCTtgacctatctctctctctttctctccttctccccctctatatccctctctacaccctctctctctctctctctctcgctctctttctttctctctctctctctctctctctctctctctctctctctctctctctctctctctctctctctctctctctctctctctctctctctctctctctctctctctctctctctctctctctccagcaacaCATTAATCTTCTCCTCGTTGCTGAGATCTCCATTTAACAccttcctcttcatctgaagagttATGAGAGGGCTCAGtgtatgtgtacagtgtgtgtgcatgggcgGGGTAAAATGGTCCTGTGAATGTGCCTAAGTATATTTCTGGTACATAGAGACACAGTGTGTGCGGTGCTGTGGGGGTGTGGGAAAGGCTCTCCGAAGGCTTCAGCGGGGCATTGGAAGAATGAGAACATTCCTGATAGACAGCCCCTGCATCTGCTGGAGGAACTAGATAGAGGCTGTAAGGCTAACAGCTGCTAGCCATCTATCTGGCCTCGCTGGAAGGAAAAGGGTGGTCTGCAGGGACTCATAAATAGGCAATGGGGAGTTTGTAGGGTAAACCTGTGGCCCACaggactggtcaaaagtagtacactattatagggaatagggtgccatagggtggACATGTTCTAGAACCTTTGGATAAACCAGTTGGTGGTTTTGATGAATGCATTGATGGATTTGTATTATCGTCTTAGTCATATCCATTGAGAGTTGTACTGTAGAGGTATTATACTTGACAGTGCATATCCCATGTCTTAGGAAACATGTTGTACATGCATGCACAGTTATTACATGAAGTCTCAACCTGATTAATGGAAAAAGAAATGGTTTTGTGTCCCTTTCTCACTTAAAGGGGATTTATAGTATAATCCATTGCTTTGAGTGCAGGTCTATTAATTAATTCATTCAAAAAAAGGCAGCTTGACAGGTTTGTTGATTTATTGCTTGCGTGATTTATTGAGATTGAAAATGTGACAGCATTTTTCTTTCATAACACCAAAAATATGAAAGTAGCACTGGAAATCCTACTCTTGACATGTTGCATTCTAAAACCAAGGGGCCAAAGTTTGTCAGAGTCACAGTATTTACTTGGCTGTTTCTGCctcccacccctccacccctcccttcctctcctttatccctccctaactctctaCCTCCTGTGCCCTAATGCTCCCTCACCACAAATCCCTTTCCTCGCTCCTCACCATCctgcctctcccctcctccccctccctcccccagcgCTCCCCTAACCCCACTATGGCCTCACACACCAGGCCTGCCATAAATCAATGGGTAGGATCGTGTCTGCCAGTTAGACTAAACAAGAGCATTTGTGAGGATTTTGCTCTACCCCATTAATCATCTTGACAGtttgaaaaacacatttccccTTTAATGACTGTATTTGGATAATCAGCTCTGTTTCCCCTCCTGGCTTTTCCAGCCCCTCCCCTCTTAtcccctccctctttttctttccGCCCCAAGCAACATCACAGGCAGCTGGGTTGACTTATTACAGGACagaggctgcgtcccaaatggcaccctattccctataaagtgcatgACTTTtgcccagggcccatagggctctgtgcaCTATATAGtaactagggtgccatttgggacacacatggagaggaggggtgaagaaggagtgagggagtggTCTCTCTCAGGCTTCTAAAAGGGgcttgagtaaaaaaaaaagtgaaaataaTTACAGCTAGGGCCTCTGGAGGGAATTTGTTTTTTTTCACCCTCACTCAAGAAACCGCTATGACTCTCCTAATGTAAAGTCCCATATGGGAACACAATCTCACAGTCCTGCTGAATTAAAATACACACAACACATGGATGGGCATGAGATGCCAACACCAGACAACTCTGTAATGTAGTGCTATAGTGGCAACAAGAGCTATAGAGACTCGTGGGACAATAGCTAAATACAAGGGCTCATTAGAGTCACTGTGATGGAATCAGGCCATAGTGTCAGTTTGGACCAACTGTGTTCACTGTGTCTTACTCAGAGCTGTCACTGCCTAAGGGAGACATGCAAGCTGAAGCTTAGGTATGGGAGTGAGAAGGGGAACTCtcgctgtgcgtgtgtgtgtgtgtgtgtgtgtgtgtgtgtgtgtgtgtgtgtgtgtgtgtgtgtgtgtgtgtgtgtgtgtgtgtgtgtgtgtgcttgcgtacaTTTGTGTGTGGTGAGGTGGAGGGGGCACCGGCAGTGTGTTGACACCTGGAATTATGTCTCTGTTTGAACAGTTGCGAGACGACAATACCATCCCCTAAATACACTCTCTACAGATGAGTGAACgtggcacacagagacacacaacactgtttgCTCTAGAGGCAGCACTCCTACAATACAGTCAACCAATCATTCATTCTCGTTACCTACAGTCTGAAGAAGTTCAGTCCTCACATACTGATATTCCTATAGAGACTGACTCTGTAATAGATGAATAGATGGTTACTCATCATGAGGGTTCACATCCTTTTATTTCAACATGTGGTTTCAATCTCACATGTCAGATAAGTTCACCCTAGGCCCAAATATAAGTGTATAAGATAACCTTGATTTTGCCTCTGATAAGAATATACGAATTTGGGATTGATTAGACTTTGAAGTTCATGACTTTGCGAAATTCAGACCAGCTGCATTGAAAGTACGATCTAAATAACTTCTCTCTAGCTATCTAGACATTTTGACTGAAGAGTGCATCTGGTTTTAGACAGACTCTTTGAtttgagagagacagaagaggcaGAAACCTTAAGGGTTGTTCCACCAATTTGTAaccttttgagaagtgtaacttggtcaaaaaaaaaacatttgatttcacctaattttaacattctgtcataaagagcacatgttcaatttatttaaaaaatgactaTAGTAAGTACCTATAAGTGGCAAATAAAAACAGGATTGACCGACCATAACAGGGTTAATGATCTCATCTTAAATCAGGAATAAATCCCCTCatcagggggaatggaagcttattgtgtgcaagcttcacaaaaaatGAAATTGCTAAAACCTTTTTGGCCTGTCCATCAggacagggttgacgtgttatgttttccaccactaaacaccagaaaatggccaaaaagagtagaaccagctcacctgcttttacactattagatgttcaatgtattttttttaacaaaaaaaatgaatgtgttcaccatattaaaatgacAGTTCATTgcacataacagggttgaccttaaaaagAGGGACATAAATACATGAATCATTAATCACATGAAAgaaataataatcttcagaaattacTAAAGCAGCAACATAACTAGGGCTTCACAATAATGGGGAAACCTGGAGATGATGGGGAAACCTGGAGATGATGGGAAACTTGGAGATGATGGGGAAACCTGGAGATGATGGGGAAACCTGGAGATGATGGGGAAACTTGGAGATGATGGGGAAACTTGGAGATGAAGGGGAAACCTGGAGATGATGGGGAAAATTGGAGATTATGGGGAAACCTGGAGATGATGGGGAAACCTGGAGATGATGGGGAAACTTGGAGATGATGGAGAAACCTGGAAATTATGGGGAAACTTGGAGATGATGGGGAAACCTGGAGATGATGGGGAAACTTGGAGATGATGGGGAAACCTGGAGATGATGGGGAAACTTAGAGATGATGGGGAAACCTGGAGATGATGGGGAAACTTGGAGAGGATGGGGAAACCTGGAGATGATGGGGAAACTTGGAGATGATGGGGAAACCTGGAGATGATGGGGAAACTTGGAGAGGATGGGGAAACCTGGAGATGATGGGGAAACTTGGAGAGGATGGGGAAACCTGGAGATGATGGGGAAACTTGGAGATGATGGGGAAACCTGGAGATGATGGGGAAACTTGGAGATGATGGGGAAACCTGGAGATGATGGGGAAACTTGGAGAGGATGGGGAAACCTGGAGATGATGGGGAAACCTGAAGATAATGGGGAAACCTGGAGATGATGGGGAAACTTGGAGATGATGGGGAAACCTGGAGATGATGGGGAAACTTGGAGATGATGGGGAAACCTGGAGATGATGGGGAAACTTAGAGATGATGGGGAAACCTGGAGATGATGGGGAAACTTGGAGAGGATGGGGAAACCTGGAGATGATGGGGAAACCTGGAGATGATGGGGAAACTTGGAGAGGATGGGGAAACTTGGAGATGATGGGGAAACTTGGAGAGGATGGGGAAACTTGAATACTATTTTTGATTAAGTGGTttgaaatcttcctagaagtgacaCAGGGTTGACATAGGGGACATGCTGAATTTTGCCACTTTAGCAATcctttattcatataaaaaaaatCAGAATAATGGAATTTTCCATGTGTTCTACAAAATaccacttcatttaatataacaggcattTAAAATTCAAAATTGGTGCGCAacttctacttaaaatatcaaagggacgcaaaaATACTATTTTCTAAGTGAAGGGGGAAAGATTTGCATACAAGGCCAATAATGGCAAGTAGCCGGGCCAACGCTCATTCCTTTCCAAGGCACCTTCTCCTGTGCAACACCGTGATTGTGACATCCCCACCAAGCTCTCCCAGCGCACAAACAAATGGAATCCAGCTGCAATAGCGGTATGCGCGTTATTAGCGGTGCGCCATAATTGCGATGTACTTTTCTGCTCCGGGGTTACCGGGTGTATGTTTATTAACCTCGCACACGCATGCAATAGGACAAACGAGTTTGGCCTCCCTTGGGGCGCCATGTgctttatttctttgtttttgttttaaagaCTGGCATTATGCTGTGCTTAAATTCGGGTGTGAATGAGATGAGAGGTTGATTTGAAGCATGTAGAGAGAGGCATTCCTCGTGTTTTTATTTGGAAATAAAGCAGGAGTTGTGTGATTGCTTAATGGCCCAGATGAAGGATGTGTTTTACCATCTGGTTTGCTTTACAGTGTGGTCACTGTTGGAAAGAGTAGAGCTCTGCATTGTGTCCTGTTCTGAATGAAGCTAGGCaactaactaggcaagtcagttaagaacaaattcttattttcaatgatggcctaggaacagtgggttaactgccttgttcaggggcagatttctaccttgtcagcttggagaTTTGAACTTTCAACCTTTCGGTggctagttcaacgctctaaccactaggctatgctgcCGCCCCGTAGAGGTCAGAGTCATGGAAGTTGAAGTTGAAGTTAACATTTGGTTATGTTTGACTGTTTATTTGTGTTTATGAGAGAAGAGTGTgtaagtgagagaaagagagaaatagactctctctctctctctctctctctctctctctccctctcctctctctctctctctctctctctctctctctctctctctctctctctctcatccctgtgTCTCCTAGGACAACATCTTGAATGGTAAGCCAGTGTGGACTTGGCGTCTAATTGAGGAGCAGCTCCACACCCTGTCATTAATCACTGGGGCTGTCTGCCCAGGACCCCACAGTGACatgcaggcaggcaagcaggcaggcaggcaacacAGCTCTCTTTCAGCCTGAGAGAGAGGCTACAATCTCCCttgctgtgtcccaaatggcactcgactccctttctagagcactacttttgaccagggtccaaacgcttttgaccagggtccaaacCCAGGAagtagggacaggacagggagatcAATCTATCTCAGGTGTGGGCCCTCCTGGGAGGACAGCAGCTGGAGACTTTATGAACTgccctcctcacccctcacccctcctcctcacccagcCAGCCTGCAGAGCAGAGGCGACAGAAATGGAGAATCTGGGTGTTGACTCAGCTGGAGCagtgagagaggagaaagatagaTGGAGAGTGAGATTGATGAGAGTACTTGGATGGTAAGAATAGTGAGGCATTTGATGAACGAGTGTAAATAGCGACAGCGGAATTAATTCCTCCCCGTGGACAAGATTGAAAGTTTTGCCCTCAGTTTGACCTCTGGTTCTAGGCCCCTCTCTAATACACTAGCGTGAGGCTGATCTGTCACAAGTATTTTAAGGGCCAGTGCCAGCCTCACCCAGGACATTAACTTAATATTTAAACTCTTACTACTACATTTACACAGGGACCCGGATATACAAAGTCAATAGCTGTGTACAGCATGGCAAAGAGTAATACGTAGTACAGTACTCAGTCAAATATATCATCTTTACTTCTAAAACAGACCCATAGGTGGCAACACAAACCAGGATATGACCAAATTTGAACAGTTTAACATATCTTCAATATAAAAgttattcttatttacagtacAACCTCAAAATAACAATTCCTCTGTCCTAGTTTTGATTCCAACCTCTGATCCAACCCTGAAAACAGGTAGAGAACCCAGATAAACCATATCTGATCCAACCCTGAAAACAGGTAGAGAACCCAGATAAACCATATGTGTGGCAGACACTTCCCATCCCCGTCTGCTGTGGGCCTTAGCTTGTTCCTGGGGATGAAAAATGTGTCCGCTGGGCATCCCTCCTGATGACTTCCTGTGCTCAGCTCTCAGGGCAGAGTGATCTTGCTGGTCTGGAGCTGGCCAGCCCGCCATGGTTTGGGAGGGTGATCTATTTTGTTAATGGCCCTGTCAAGTGACACCTGtgctcgcctctctctctctctctctctctctctctctcccctgtctggaGTGCTAATGAACCGAGAGTGCTTCTCTTGCTAGGGGAGTCTGGGTCAATAGCCGCCCCTGAGACAGACTACTATCCTCTTTACTCCTGGATAAACCTCCTGTACGATACACTGTCAGACAGTTAAAGGCTGGAGAAATAAACCATTATTTAACCAAGATCCAAACCACTGGAATTGCTGAACGGTGGTGTTGTTGTTACCTAGGCTTGCATTCTCTTTCCTGAATATTAGTATCTAACAAATACTAAAAACAGAGAAATCTGACCTCAGATTATACATAACACAGTATTGTATTTATTAACCTACAAAATGCTTTCCTCCACCAGGAGAAAGACAtagaatgcatcccaaatgcgACCCtattcccatagagctctggtccaTAGTAGTGTCCGACATAGTAGGACATAGTAGTGTCCTagaataggatgctatttgggacgcacatAGCCTTTTTGTTTGCGCTGCCTGGTTTAAAGGCTGTACTCCTCTCTGGGGAGGACAAAATGTCAAGAGCTTTGATTAATATTTCTCTATTTACCGCTTGCATTGTCAGTCCTGGCCTTTGTGCAGCAGGGCCATCCATCAGACAGGGAGGGGAGCCAGGGTTGGCATCCCTCTCTCTAGTCATTATTGAAATCCCACTGACCCAGCAGCCATTCAGAGACAGCTAGCAAGCCACAGTGCTGCTGAGACGGCTATTCTGGCCCGCTAACAAACAAGCATCAGCAATTAAACCCTGCACTCCCAACAGCCAACATTATGGTGGCggtagagggagaaggggaggaaggagggatagTTGTCTTTAGAAAGaagctaactggctaaatgtGAGTTGACCTGATCTGCCTTCTCTGAGACACTAAAATCCTGTCAACTGCTATTATTTATTCTGAATTATAAATTGGGTAGTTTGGGTCCTggatgatgattggctgaaagccgtggtatatcagacaatataccacgggtataggctgtccaggctgtatcccaaccggccatgattgggagtcccatagggcagcgcacaattggcccagtgtcattcGGGTTTGTCCCGTCCcgtgtaggccttcattgtaaatatgaatttgttcttaactgacttgcctagttatataaaggttacaCATGACGCAAAAATACttgtttgtgatatatggccaatgtgccacggctaagggctgtctcCAGGCACTCGTTGCgtcatgcttaagaacagccttcagacgtggtatattggccatataccacaccacctcgggccttattgcttaaatataacacATAGCCATATAGCTGTAGTATATCACTAAATCATTACTATACTGGTCCATAGAGACAACTGCAGTACAACAGCAGTGCAACAGCTAAATGTAATTGCATTTAACAGATAAATGACCCTCTTATACCCGTGAGGAAAACTAGTTTTACGTTAGGGCAGTATATAAACATTTAATTAAGACAAAACAACTTCCAATGCAATCAAGTATGATTTATTAAAGAAAATAAGACATTTCCCTGTCAGATGCATAGCACTGCCATCGTTGTGTATTCATTTTTGTTTGATTTAATCCCGTCCTCTTTCAATGACAGTCAGCAACCCCAACGGGCTCACACAATAACACTTGAAAAAATATGACATCTCTGCTTACAAATAGAAAATAAATGGCAATTTATCAAGAAGACTTTCACCGTCAGGACATGCGATACTCCCTCAGAGTGTGAATAGCAGATGGGGAAAAGAACAGTGGAAATGGAAAGATACAGAAGAAATGTCAAAAAAGTAGGCTTATTCCTCCAGAAAAAAACCATCAGTCCATCTTTGCCATGGTGCAAAACTTTATTTAAAGAGTGTACGATAGACATAATGCTATGATTCAAATCATTTTTTCTATTCGAATATTTATGAACAATTAATTTGGATAGTAAAACTTCCCCCATTTTGAATGCCAAGCGCTCAAGTGAAAAATAAATACACGTTTTCATTCCTAGGAGGGAGCGGGAAAAAAAATCATAATCTAAAATCAAAAAACAATCTAAATTCCACCATCTCATCCAATCAAATTCAAGCTCCTTTCTGTTCCCAGGCAGGTGTCTGGCCCACACACCAATGTCTCTGGGCCTGTACTGCTGGCCAGCCATCACCACTGGGTCTCTTGCCATTGCAATGCCATTCAGAATCCTGTGGCAACAGGTGGTATTCCAGGCAGGCAGGGTGAGGCCCCCTTGTTGTAGTGACTGGCAAAGACCCCTCCTGTCCAGACGGGGCCTGGTTCATCCATCCACTGTGCATGTCTGAGGTGCCTGTTCTGTTGTCTCTGTGTCCTCAGACATCACTGGTAGCCCAGGGCAGAGGCTGAGCCCAGTCTCTGGCTGTAGAGGGCATAGGGGGAGTAGTAGGGCGAGGAGGCCTGTAGAGAATGCATGGACAGGCCTGGGGCTCCTGGCAGGTGGGCCTTGGTGTAGGGGTGGTAGCGGGCCAGGCCTAAGCCAGGTGACCCCCGCAGAGAGAAGGAGCTGGGCATGGTGCCAGGGCTGCCGGGCTGAGGAAGGTGGAGGTGACAGGAGGCGgctgaggagacagaggaggggtaGGCAGAGAGGAGCTTACTGTCCAGCCCACCAGAGAGAGCTGTGTGAGTACGCAGGTGGGCCAGCAGCTCCTCTGACGTGGAGAAACGTTTGTCACACGGCCCTCCTACTGACACCCAGTTACAGGCGTGTGGCTGGGGCTCGTTCTGCAGCATGTAGCCGTAGGTGTAGAGCGGGTGGGACAGGGTGGGGGTGGTGGAGGATAGAGAACTggggtggagggagtggaggTGGTGAGACGGATACATGATTTGGAAACCTGATTTTAGGGAGGAGGGGTCGTGGACACACGTATTGCAGTTGCTGCCCCCTAGATGGGGGTGGTTGGGATAGGTCAGACAGTATGGGTCCCTGCATAGACCCTGCatgagggatggaggtgaggccCCGGTGAGGGGGCTGGAGCCAGGGTGCTTCCCTGGGATCCCCATCCCTAGACTAGACTTGGTATGATCCAGGAACTGAGAGGGGTAGCCTGCATAGGCGCCCACTATGGAGCCATGGTAGCCCATGGAGGCGGGGGGCATGGGGAAGACGGAGTGTCCTGGTTTGAAGGGGGAGACAGGGGCGATGTGTCCGGAGCCTAGCCCAGGCTGAGAGGACTGTGGGTCAGCCTTGCTATCCGGCCGCGGGCTGCTAGCGGAGCTGGCATTGCTGGAGTTGGCGCTAGCCCGCATGTGACTGGAGTTTGCTAGCTGGGCCCCATCCAGCCTCTCCTTGCTGTGATCAGAGTCTTTCTTCCCTGTGCTGCTGTTGCTGTCTGAGCTGGCCTGGTCTGAGCTCAC
It contains:
- the LOC139411081 gene encoding zinc finger protein 703-like encodes the protein MNGSPHGSEAHLRNPSPERTGNNSGNSPQRGAKRPLVSVPSPSDPTRQAKRLPIRILKMLSAHSSHLLHPEYLQPLTSAPVSIELDAKKSPLALLAQTCSQIGKPDPPSSSKLGSLSSGSLSDKDPSGRSSSSGHKSGDQHQSLEDKSSFKPYNKAGGECRKDGLLTKGATDKAGFRVPSGGSGSGGSCPSFPPHSTSPSSSSPPLHSQGQSHRQTQSPSTQQQTSHSQALHMDKKPVSSDQASSDSNSSTGKKDSDHSKERLDGAQLANSSHMRASANSSNASSASSPRPDSKADPQSSQPGLGSGHIAPVSPFKPGHSVFPMPPASMGYHGSIVGAYAGYPSQFLDHTKSSLGMGIPGKHPGSSPLTGASPPSLMQGLCRDPYCLTYPNHPHLGGSNCNTCVHDPSSLKSGFQIMYPSHHLHSLHPSSLSSTTPTLSHPLYTYGYMLQNEPQPHACNWVSVGGPCDKRFSTSEELLAHLRTHTALSGGLDSKLLSAYPSSVSSAASCHLHLPQPGSPGTMPSSFSLRGSPGLGLARYHPYTKAHLPGAPGLSMHSLQASSPYYSPYALYSQRLGSASALGYQ